The following proteins come from a genomic window of Misgurnus anguillicaudatus chromosome 10, ASM2758022v2, whole genome shotgun sequence:
- the calhm5.1 gene encoding calcium homeostasis modulator protein 5 produces the protein MSAVPTMDSFKTVLRFLTNQKSTIGYSFMAILTIGSERVFSMVSFQCPCNPTQNFPYGITFLLGPAAVLMAIGLFVSARLWRLYTGCCLNPWKLCPRGNCVSCLSTLIKVLSNACIAPVMWLCVALLNGTFYECAVSGLNNNVVVDLFCKNKTSACREELARVPCGKTQLSKDENNELLLMLRAQSQILGWSLIIIAAVATLVGTCYKNCRSQVSYLQLTFWKIYMEKEQEKFEAFADDYATKLAERNLKSFFDNKKPAPFPFPNHMAWEEISASYMFTKSEQYYSTLQRYVERGDREYDSELRPVLECKDDIEMA, from the exons ATGTCTGCAGTTCCGACCATGGATTCTTTTAAGACCGTCCTACGGTTCCTGACCAACCAGAAGAGCACTATTGGCTACAGCTTTATGGCCATTTTGACTATAGGCAGTGAAAGAGTTTTTTCCATGGTGTCTTTTCAGTGTCCGTGCAACCCCACACAGAATTTTCCTTATGGAATAACATTTCTTCTTGGTCCAGCCGCTGTTTTGATGGCCATCGGTCTCTTTGTTAGTGCAAGACTTTGGCGGTTATATACTGGGTGCTGTCTCAACCCCTGGAAACTCTGCCCCAGGGGTAACTGTGTGAGTTGCTTGTCAACGCTTATTAAAGTACTTAGTAATGCATGCATTGCCCCTGTTATGTGGCTTTGCGTAGCATTGCTCAATGGAACTTTTTATGAATGTGCTGTCAGTGGCTTGAACAATAATGTGGTGGTGGACCTCTTCTGTAAAAACAAGACATCTGCATGCCGGGAAGAACTAGCACGGGTACCTTGCGGGAAGACTCAGCTCTCCAAGGATGAGAACAACGAACTGCTGCTAATGCTTCGAGCTCAGTCACAG ATCCTCGGCTGGTCCCTCATTATCATTGCTGCAGTAGCAACACTTGTTGGGACATGCTATAAGAACTGTCGCTCTCAGGTGAGCTATCTTCAGTTAACCTTTTGGAAAATCTACATGGAGAAGGAGCAGGAAAAGTTTGAAGCGTTTGCGGACGATTACGCCACCAAACTGGCAGAAAGGAATCTCAAGAGCTTCTTTGACAACAAGAAACCTGCACCGTTTCCCTTTCCAAACCATATGGCCTGGGAGGAGATCTCTgcttcatatatgtttaccaaAAGTGAACAGTACTATAGCACCCTTCAAAGATATGTTGAGCGAGGAGACAGGGAGTACGACAGTGAGTTGCGACCGGTTCTAGAGTGTAAAGATGATATAGAGATGGCATAG
- the calhm6 gene encoding calcium homeostasis modulator protein 6 isoform X2 — protein MDKLKPLITFTQKQQSNLGFGLITLLTITTTAMVAPLSWIAVALLKGVYFECSMTGANVTLFRHQLCSQKFPHCWTELEKFPCDGTSIPQSERMALLTIIRAESQVLGWLLIASVATFAFLLTCLARCYSPISYMQLKFWRMYSEKESDYLDSFTSQHAEKLAKRNLTSFFELTKPIPMKNPPKRAWEKISSFYKYRSMNDYYSILHKYVSTCEDLENPGARASVKSENEFSSPAALAFLDDDKLAL, from the exons ATGGATAAGTTAAAACCTTTAATTACCTTCACGCAGAAACAGCAATCCAACTTGGGTTTTGGACTGATCACTCTTTTAACA ATAACCACCACCGCAATGGTCGCACCTCTGAGCTGGATAGCTGTTGCGTTACTCAAAGGTGTTTACTTCGAGTGTTCAATGACTGGCGCTAATGTTACCCTCTTCCGACATCAACTTTGTAGTCAAAAGTTTCCACATTGTTGGACAGAGCTGGAAAAGTTTCCGTGTGATGGGACGTCAATCCCGCAGAGTGAGAGGATGGCTCTCCTCACCATTATACGCGCGGAGTCGCAG GTACTTGGCTGGCTACTTATTGCTTCTGTTGCAACATTCGCTTTTCTGCTTACTTGCCTGGCCAGATGCTATTCTCCGATCAGCTACATGCAGCTGAAGTTTTGGAGGATGTATTCAGAGAAGGAGAGTGACTATTTGGACAGTTTTACATCTCAGCACGCTGAAAAGCTTGCGAAAAGAAACCTAACAAGTTTCTTTGAGCTAACCAAACCCATTCCTATGAAGAATCCTCCCAAACGAGCCTGGGAGAAGATTTCCTCCTTCTACAAGTACAGAAGCATGAATGACTACTACAGCATTCTGCACAAGTATGTGTCCACTTGTGAGGACCTTGAAAATCCAGGAGCAAGGGCTTCAGTCAAGTCTGAAAATGAGTTTTCAAGCCCAGCAGCACTGGCATTTTTGGACGATGACAAATTAGCCCTGTAG
- the calhm6 gene encoding calcium homeostasis modulator protein 6 isoform X1, producing the protein MDKLKPLITFTQKQQSNLGFGLITLLTVGSEHIFSAFAFKCPCNDWNFVYGNVCLLVPALALLILSYMLSNKTWKLVTGLCHRKYRLCRIRYAFGFLCVFLQITTTAMVAPLSWIAVALLKGVYFECSMTGANVTLFRHQLCSQKFPHCWTELEKFPCDGTSIPQSERMALLTIIRAESQVLGWLLIASVATFAFLLTCLARCYSPISYMQLKFWRMYSEKESDYLDSFTSQHAEKLAKRNLTSFFELTKPIPMKNPPKRAWEKISSFYKYRSMNDYYSILHKYVSTCEDLENPGARASVKSENEFSSPAALAFLDDDKLAL; encoded by the exons ATGGATAAGTTAAAACCTTTAATTACCTTCACGCAGAAACAGCAATCCAACTTGGGTTTTGGACTGATCACTCTTTTAACAGTGGGTAGCGAGCACATCTTCTCTGCCTTTGCTTTCAAGTGTCCTTGCAATGATTGGAATTTTGTGTATGGGAACGTCTGCCTCCTCGTGCCCGCGCTTGCTCTGCTCATCCTAAGTTACATGCTGAGCAATAAAACGTGGAAATTAGTCACTGGGCTTTGCCATCGAAAGTATAGACTATGTCGTATTCGTTATGCGTTTggctttttgtgtgtttttcttcAGATAACCACCACCGCAATGGTCGCACCTCTGAGCTGGATAGCTGTTGCGTTACTCAAAGGTGTTTACTTCGAGTGTTCAATGACTGGCGCTAATGTTACCCTCTTCCGACATCAACTTTGTAGTCAAAAGTTTCCACATTGTTGGACAGAGCTGGAAAAGTTTCCGTGTGATGGGACGTCAATCCCGCAGAGTGAGAGGATGGCTCTCCTCACCATTATACGCGCGGAGTCGCAG GTACTTGGCTGGCTACTTATTGCTTCTGTTGCAACATTCGCTTTTCTGCTTACTTGCCTGGCCAGATGCTATTCTCCGATCAGCTACATGCAGCTGAAGTTTTGGAGGATGTATTCAGAGAAGGAGAGTGACTATTTGGACAGTTTTACATCTCAGCACGCTGAAAAGCTTGCGAAAAGAAACCTAACAAGTTTCTTTGAGCTAACCAAACCCATTCCTATGAAGAATCCTCCCAAACGAGCCTGGGAGAAGATTTCCTCCTTCTACAAGTACAGAAGCATGAATGACTACTACAGCATTCTGCACAAGTATGTGTCCACTTGTGAGGACCTTGAAAATCCAGGAGCAAGGGCTTCAGTCAAGTCTGAAAATGAGTTTTCAAGCCCAGCAGCACTGGCATTTTTGGACGATGACAAATTAGCCCTGTAG